A window of Phytoactinopolyspora mesophila contains these coding sequences:
- a CDS encoding acylphosphatase, which yields MSASLIRRRVVVHGMVQGVFFRDTCRREAVRHGVGGWVRNNADGTVEAVFEGQPEGVEAMVAWARQGPPSAQVRQVDTTDEQVEGVTGFDVR from the coding sequence ATGAGCGCGTCGCTGATTCGTCGAAGAGTGGTCGTTCACGGCATGGTGCAGGGTGTCTTCTTCCGGGACACCTGTCGTCGCGAAGCCGTTCGGCACGGCGTCGGCGGCTGGGTCCGGAACAACGCCGACGGCACGGTCGAGGCCGTGTTCGAGGGGCAGCCCGAAGGGGTCGAAGCCATGGTCGCGTGGGCTCGGCAGGGCCCGCCGTCTGCCCAGGTGCGGCAGGTGGACACGACGGATGAACAGGTCGAGGGCGTGACCGGGTTCGACGTCCGTTGA
- a CDS encoding acyl-CoA dehydrogenase family protein: MSADFDLYKLTDEHGAIRDAVRDVCATKVAPHAAEADENAEFPKASYDALRATDFHAPHIPEQYGGAGADALATCIVIEEVARVCASSSLIPAVNKLGTMPLLLAAADDVKDRYLPPVASGEAMFSYGLSEREAGSDTASMKTRAVPDGDGWVLTGQKSWITNAGVSKYYTVMAVTDPEAGTRGISAFVVHDDDDGFSVGALERKLGIKGSPTRELLFDKCRIPGDRMVGEPGEGLKLALRTLDHTRVTIGAQAVGIADGALAAATDYVKERQQFGKPISDFQGVQFMLADMAMKVEAARQMVYRAAAASERNEPNLPFLGAAAKCFASDVAMEVTTDAVQLFGGYGYTRDYPVERMMRDAKITQIYEGTNQIQRLVMARQLLKGNV, from the coding sequence ATGAGCGCCGACTTCGACCTGTACAAGCTCACCGACGAGCACGGAGCGATCCGCGATGCCGTCCGTGACGTATGCGCTACCAAGGTCGCACCCCACGCGGCCGAGGCGGATGAGAACGCCGAGTTCCCGAAAGCCTCCTACGACGCCCTGCGCGCCACTGACTTCCACGCTCCGCACATCCCCGAACAGTACGGCGGGGCCGGTGCCGATGCCCTGGCCACGTGCATCGTCATCGAAGAAGTGGCGCGGGTCTGCGCCTCCAGCTCACTCATTCCCGCGGTGAACAAGCTCGGCACCATGCCCTTGCTCCTCGCCGCAGCCGACGACGTCAAAGACCGCTACCTGCCGCCGGTTGCCAGCGGCGAGGCGATGTTCTCCTACGGCCTCTCCGAGCGCGAGGCAGGCTCGGACACAGCGTCTATGAAGACCAGAGCCGTGCCGGACGGCGATGGCTGGGTTCTGACGGGCCAGAAGTCATGGATCACCAACGCCGGAGTGTCGAAGTACTACACCGTGATGGCCGTGACCGACCCGGAGGCCGGGACACGCGGCATCAGCGCCTTCGTTGTACATGACGATGACGACGGGTTCTCCGTCGGGGCGCTGGAACGCAAGCTCGGCATCAAAGGCTCCCCCACCCGTGAGCTGCTCTTCGACAAATGCCGTATCCCGGGCGACCGCATGGTGGGTGAACCCGGCGAGGGCCTGAAGCTCGCGCTGCGCACCCTGGACCACACCCGGGTCACCATCGGCGCGCAGGCCGTGGGTATCGCCGACGGCGCGCTGGCCGCCGCCACCGACTACGTGAAGGAACGCCAGCAGTTCGGCAAACCCATCTCCGACTTCCAGGGCGTGCAGTTCATGCTGGCCGATATGGCGATGAAGGTCGAGGCCGCCCGCCAGATGGTCTACCGGGCCGCTGCCGCCAGCGAACGCAACGAGCCAAACCTCCCGTTCCTGGGTGCCGCCGCCAAGTGCTTCGCCTCGGATGTCGCCATGGAAGTCACCACCGACGCGGTCCAGCTGTTCGGCGGCTACGGATACACCCGCGACTACCCCGTCGAGCGAATGATGCGCGACGCCAAGATCACCCAGATCTACGAAGGCACCAACCAGATCCAGCGCCTGGTGATGGCGAGGCAGTTGCTGAAGGGGAACGTGTAG